The window AATTTACCGATGAAGCTTTTCAAGATAAGGCTAAGAAGATTCAAAATTTGTTAGATCGCTACCGCACATCGCCAGATTACTATGGCCCCCCTTGGCAGTTGCGTCGTACCTTTGAGCCAGTCCATGCCGATCGAGTGTCTAAGTGGTTCTTTGAGCAGGGTGGTCGAGGCGCACTGAAGACAATGGGCAGTCGATTGCAAAATATCTTGGTGACATCGGCCATTATTTCAGTTTTGTATCGCTTTTATGGTGACTATCTGCGGACGCTGGTGTTGGCAGATAGCCCAGAGCGCCTAGGTGAATGGCGGCGCGGTCTTCAGGATTGTTTGGGTATCTCTCGTAGCGATTTTGGCCCTGACCAAGGGGTGGTGCTATTTGAGTCAGCGGAACCACTGATTAATAAGGCCGATCGGTTGTTGCGAGACGATGAAATGCCCCTGATTGTCATTGACGAGTCCGAAGATAAAATCAGCCTGGCATTATTGCAGTTTCCATTGTGGTTAGCGTTTGCCGCCGATCCCCAACTATCTAGAACTTCCTCCTGGAACTGATGCTTTGGTACTATCCATGACTCAACCCTTTACTGATCCGGCTTCAGTTGCTGACCCATTGATGAATGTGGGGCCTTCTCAAGATGCTGCTGTCTTGGAAAAGATGCGTCGGCAATTTGATGCCGCCCCTTATCCACATATTCCATTGGATGAGTCTCCGCTTGAGGATCTCAACTGGCTATATCTTCATAGTGTTGTTACTCCTTACTACCTGAGATACGGGCAAGTAGTTAATCCAGATGGCATGATGATTCTGGATGCTGGCTGTGGGAGTGGATTTACTAGCCTGACGTTGGCACTAGCAAACCCAGGGGCAATGGTGGTGGGTGTGGATTTGTCTCCAGCGTCGATCGACTTGGCTACCCAACGGTTGCGTTACCACGGGATTACAACTGCTCAGTTCCATGCCGTCTCTATTGAAGAGCTACCCAGCTTGGGAATGCAGTTTGACTATATCAATGCTGATGAAGTGCTATATCTGTTGCCTGATCCCCTAGCAGGATTAAGAGCAATGCAGTCAGTACTGAAGCCTAATGGCATTATCCGGGCCAATCTTCATAGTGCTCGGCAGCGGGTGTTTGTTTTCCAATTTCAAGAGTTCTTTCGATCGCTGGGGCTAATGGACGGGGCAATCACAGAGGCTGAACTAGCTCATGCCTTAGACGTGATGGCTGCTATCAACGACAATGTTTTTCTCAAGGCCCATGCTTGGGGTAAAGACTACGAAGCAGAGCCAGATTTATTGCGGCCTAACTGCCTGCTCCAAGGCGATAAGGGCTTTACAATCCGTGACACGTTTAAGCTACTCCGGGATGCTGATCTTGACTTTATTCGCATGGTGTATTGGCATCGGTGGAATCTCATGAGTTTATTTAAGGATCCCACAGCCTTACCCCAGGCACTATCACATCTGCCTACAGCTAGCGCCGAAGAGCAGTTACACATATTCGAGTTACTGCAACCCCGGAATCGGTTAATTGATTTTTGGTGTGGTCACCCTCAATCGCTGGATCCGGGTTATGTTTCACCAGCAAGCTGGACAGATGCCGACTGGCAACGGGCGATCGTCCATCTTCATCCCCAACTAGCCACACCAGCCATACAAGCTCAGGTGGCAGAGTTGGTCACCCATCGAAATTCCGTAGAGTTTACCCAGTTTTTGGCGATACCAGCGGGTGAACCAGTGAGAGTAGACAGTGATACCGCTGCCTGTTTGCTGCCACTATGGGACTCTCCCCAGCCGATCGCTGCTTTGGTGGAGCGTTGGTGTAAGCTGTGTCCCCTTGATCCTATTACCCTAGAGGCGACTACAGAACCAGTTGCCTATCAAGCTGTGAAAACTGCCCTAGTGCGTCTTGAGGCCCATACCTATGTGATGATAACCCGATGATAGTAACTAACACTCAGGGTATGCTGCGGTTGTGGGGAATGGGGACAGCTCTGATGGGCTGGCTAGGAATTTGGAACGTAGCCATAGCTGAACCCATGCTATATCCAAAGCTATGGGTCACGTTGCAGCGGGTAACGCAACATACCTGCCCAACCGATGTAGAAACTCTGGTGGCGTTACTAATTCGAGATTTACCGAGCTATGCCAATCGGCAAACGCGCAGTTCAGTGCCGCTACGCAGTGCCCTCAACCCTGCTAGCCATATGATTGTTGCTGGGAGGCCAGAGTTTGAACCCCTGCCCTTAAAGCCTGGGGAGTCACCACCTAGTCGAGATGCTGATCCAACTCAGGTTTTTATTTCCACCCTAGAACGGCAATACGCTGGCGATCGGGCCTTCGATTTGCAGCAATATCATTGGCTGTTCTTAACTCGCTCTGCGGGTGGTTGGCGGTTAGTATTTATGTTTACTCGTACTGCTTCCCCTACACCCAACACTCCCCCTACTCCACCACGGGATAGTAGCGACGGTGCGATCGCACGAGCCATCAGAACTTGGCTGCGAGACTGTCGGGCTGGTGTCATTCGAGGCTAGGAAGTTTGGGTTGTCAAGCAGACTGCATGGCGAGGGACTTCACTAGGGTCTTGTAGGCAGGGGGATGCCCAGCGAAGTAGCCTGAAAGATAGTATCGCGGAGGTTCATAATGCTGTTCCGCTGTGAATGGCTCTAGAAATTTGTCTGCCACAAGATCTTGTCTCACAAAGAAGGCATTAACCCCAGATAAATTGCACCCGACTAGCCGATAGCCCTTTTTGGCCAAATGCACTTCCAGAAATTTTAGTGATGCACCAAAGCAATCATCTCTTTGCCAGGTGTGGGTAGCGTCATATTCCATGCAAAATAGAAGTGGGGGCGAAAATTTTGCATTATATTCAACCACAATCACCCTAGGGCTGATGCAGGTGATAGCATTCAGCACGTGAAAATCGTTGCCGTCAATATCTACAGACAATAAATCCACCTCAGGGTGGGCAATGTTATCCGCAATTAAGGTGTTGATATTATCGACTGTAATCAAGGATTGCACAACCTTGAGAATGCCAGCGTCTAAGAGGTTGGCAAATTGTTGTCGAATGGTAGCTATCGATCGCGGTGCAGCATCAATCCATAAACCTTTCCAGCCATCGAACAGCAAGGCTAGCGTATTATTTTCTAGCCCATTCCCAACTCCAAATTCAACAAATAATTTATTGGTAGTACCAATTCGTCTAAAAATTTCTCTAATAATTCCGTCTTCATCACTTTGAGAGTAAACTTTAGCTCCAAAGGGGATTAAGCATTTGGGATCTTGGTAGCGTGGACTTGCTCGTAGGCGATCAATTTCCTGCAAGATTGGTAGTTGCCTCAAACGGTGTTGGATAATCAACCTATACTTGATATCCAAAGCGATAGAATCAACTAGTCTTTTCAGCTTACCTAATGACATGACCATAGGGGTAATTGCGTGAGCTAGCAGGGCATTCAGCAAGTTGGAACTACACGAACAGCACTCTGTAATCAGCTATGGTTGGCCAATAGCAAAGTCGTCTACCCGACGTGGATTCCATCGAGATCGTAACTCTTCAATATGCATAGTCTTTTTGTCTTTCTTCAGATGTCGTGGGCTGCTTTCAAAGGATAACGACGACGGCAGGGCATTCGGCTCATAGGTGGCACGAATGAAAGCATAGACATCACCGTAGGATGGATAGTCAGTTAACTGAGCGGCTGGTGATTGTGATGAGTAGTACTGTTGCAAGGCTGTAAAGAACAGGCCGGTGCCATCATCAAAGAAGCGCTCCGTAGTGGCTCCATAGCAATGGTAAGGGTGAAACGCCACATCCATAGGAGCCTGGGCTGCTACCCAGGATATATAGGCCCAATACTCGCTAAAGGTACCAAACTCATTGGCCGATCGCATCATCAGCAGTAACCAGCAGTCGCTTGATTGAAAATAGCGCCCAATTTGGTCTTTGAAGGAGTCTAGATGCCCCTGATTGAACCACATATGATGAGGAATAAATGTACCTACCTCATCAGTCAAAGGCTCCACAGCCAGTACTGACCGGATCCATTTAGCCCAAGTAGCAACAATTTGAGCGTTTCCCCATTGGTTGTGTTGCAACAGAGCAAAGGTGCGTCGGATGGATTGCTCTTGCTCACAAACCAAGGGCCACGTCTCTACAGGCAACAAGTCACTATCCCAAACGACGTACCATGTGCTTAAGTTGTTGATGCCTTCAGGGGCACCTAGCTTCAGGAGCTGCTGATAGAACCAACCTGGTGTATAAAGAGATTCTCCTAAGTCCAGTTCAGCACTAATGTCATCCTTGGTTAGCCCCCATCGAGCGCAAAAGAAAGTTTCTTCTGGATGAATGGTGACAGGGGCAACTTGCCAGTGCGGAATTAGGGCTGCTAGCGATCG is drawn from Cyanobacteriota bacterium and contains these coding sequences:
- a CDS encoding methyltransferase domain-containing protein, which encodes MTQPFTDPASVADPLMNVGPSQDAAVLEKMRRQFDAAPYPHIPLDESPLEDLNWLYLHSVVTPYYLRYGQVVNPDGMMILDAGCGSGFTSLTLALANPGAMVVGVDLSPASIDLATQRLRYHGITTAQFHAVSIEELPSLGMQFDYINADEVLYLLPDPLAGLRAMQSVLKPNGIIRANLHSARQRVFVFQFQEFFRSLGLMDGAITEAELAHALDVMAAINDNVFLKAHAWGKDYEAEPDLLRPNCLLQGDKGFTIRDTFKLLRDADLDFIRMVYWHRWNLMSLFKDPTALPQALSHLPTASAEEQLHIFELLQPRNRLIDFWCGHPQSLDPGYVSPASWTDADWQRAIVHLHPQLATPAIQAQVAELVTHRNSVEFTQFLAIPAGEPVRVDSDTAACLLPLWDSPQPIAALVERWCKLCPLDPITLEATTEPVAYQAVKTALVRLEAHTYVMITR
- a CDS encoding FkbM family methyltransferase; protein product: MDIKYRLIIQHRLRQLPILQEIDRLRASPRYQDPKCLIPFGAKVYSQSDEDGIIREIFRRIGTTNKLFVEFGVGNGLENNTLALLFDGWKGLWIDAAPRSIATIRQQFANLLDAGILKVVQSLITVDNINTLIADNIAHPEVDLLSVDIDGNDFHVLNAITCISPRVIVVEYNAKFSPPLLFCMEYDATHTWQRDDCFGASLKFLEVHLAKKGYRLVGCNLSGVNAFFVRQDLVADKFLEPFTAEQHYEPPRYYLSGYFAGHPPAYKTLVKSLAMQSA
- a CDS encoding DUF6492 family protein: MQYDLFDIVVPLYRVRWNTRAVLEGITSHYQPRSLHIITPSDEARSLAALIPHWQVAPVTIHPEETFFCARWGLTKDDISAELDLGESLYTPGWFYQQLLKLGAPEGINNLSTWYVVWDSDLLPVETWPLVCEQEQSIRRTFALLQHNQWGNAQIVATWAKWIRSVLAVEPLTDEVGTFIPHHMWFNQGHLDSFKDQIGRYFQSSDCWLLLMMRSANEFGTFSEYWAYISWVAAQAPMDVAFHPYHCYGATTERFFDDGTGLFFTALQQYYSSQSPAAQLTDYPSYGDVYAFIRATYEPNALPSSLSFESSPRHLKKDKKTMHIEELRSRWNPRRVDDFAIGQP